From the Sphingobacteruim zhuxiongii genome, the window GATTTCAACGATAAAAGTTCTTGGGATGATGTAAAAGGTGACGAGATTGTTATTCCTGTGAATAAACCAGTTCGTTTCCACATTATGTCTAAAGATATTATTCACTCATTCTTTATTCCTGATTTCCGTGTTCAAATTAATGCGGTACCAGGTATGACGAATTACTTCCAATTCACGCCGACTGTAACGACAGAAGAGATGCGTGATCGTCAGAACGATCCTGCTTACGATTTCTACATGTTATGTGCTAAGATTTGTGGAAGTAGTCACTACAATATGAAGAAAAAAGTGATCGTAGTTTCTGAAGCTGAATATAAAGAATGGTTAAGCAAACAAGCTAAGTTCTTTACAGAGGATCTTCAAAAGGAATTCGCGCAAAAAGAAGACAATACAGTGAAAGAGAGCCGTATTGCAGCTTCAGTAAATTAATTGAATAGAGAGAATTTATATTAGAATATGTCAACTACAGTTATATCGCACGACGCAGCTCATCACGGTCATGATCACCATCATGAGACGTTCTTGACGAAGTATGTCTTCAGCCAAGATCACAAGATGATTGCAAAGCAATTTTTGATCACAGGTATTGTGATGGCAGTATTTGCCATGCTTTTGTCGATCTTATTCCGTATTCAACTTGCATGGCCAGATGCTGAGTTTCCAATTTTGGAAGTTTTCTTAGGCAAATGGGCTGAAGGTGGTCGTATTAGACCAGACTTCTTCCTTTCATTGGTTACCATTCACGGTACGATGATGGTTTTCTTCGTATTAACAGCAGGTTTATCCGGTACATTCAGTAACTTATTAATTCCTTACCAATTAGGAGCACGTGATATGGCATCGCCATTGATGAACATGCTTTCTTACTGGTTTTTCTTCACTGCATGTGTGATTATGATCGCATCTTTCTTCGTAGAAAGTGGTCCCGCATCTGCAGGTTGGACAATTTATCCTCCTTTATCTGCTGTTCCTACAGCGATCCCTGGATCTGGATTAGGGATGACATTATGGTTGGTTAGTATGACCTTATTCATCGCTTCTCAGGTATTGGGTGGTGTTAACTACATCAGTACGGTATTGAATATGCGTACAAAAGGGATGGAATTATGGAAAATGCCTTTAACAATTTGGGCTTTCTTCCTAACGGCTATTGTTGGTTTATTATCGTTCCCGGTATTAGTTTCCGCAGTAGTATTATTGTTTTTTGACCGTTCAGTTGGTACTTCATTTTATTTATCAGATTTAGTTGTTGGTGGTAACATTCTTCCAAATGAAGGTGGTTCACCTATTTTATTCCAACACTTATTCTGGTTCTTAGGTCACCCTGAGGTATATATCGTTGTTATGCCTGCATTAGGTTTAACTTCAGAAGTAATCTCTACGAATTCACGTAAACCAATCTTTGGTTACCATGCGATGGTTTACTCTTTAGTAGGTATTACTGTATTATCATTTATCGTATGGGGTCACCACATGTTTGTAACGGGTATGAGTCCGTTCTTAGGTGGTGTGTTCATGATTACGACATTGATTATCGCGGTTCCTTCCGCTGTAAAAGCATTTAACTACATCGCGACATTGTGGCGCGGTAATATTCGTTTTACACCGGCAATGTTGTTCGCTATCGGTATGGTATCGTTCTTCGTATCTGGTGGTTTAACGGGTTTATATTTGGGTAATGCAGCATTAGACATTAACCTACATGATACTTACTTCGTTGTAGCTCACTTCCACTTAGTAATGGGTTCTGCATCTATTTTTGGTATGTTATGTGGTGTTTATCACTGGTATCCAAAAATGTTTGGACGTATGATGGATGATCGTTTAGGTTATTTCCACTTCTGGTTGACTTTCATCGGTGCATACCTTGTATTTTTCCCAATGCACTTTATGGGTATTGACGGTGTTCCTCGTCGTTACTACGCTTTCACTGAGTTCCCTTTCATGGAGAAATGGGTATCGGTTAATATTTTGGTTACTTGGGCTGCAATTGTTTCGGCTGTTGGTCAGATTGCTTTCTTATGGAACTTCTTCGCATCGATCTGGTGTGGAAAACGTGCTCCTCAGAACCCTTGGAATTCAAATACATTAGAATGGACTACACCTGTAGAACATATCCACGGAAACTGGCCAGGAGAGATTCCTACAGTATACCGTTGGCCATATGACTATAGTAAGCCAGGTCATGACGTTGACTTTATTCCTCAAGACGTTCCACATTCTCAAACGATGAGTTCAAATATGATCCACGATTGGGAAGGTAATGAAGATGGAATTGCTGCTCAACGTGTATATGACAAAGAGCATAACAGAGAATCAGAAGGGTAGGTTCAAACCTACCTCTCTTTTATACGATAAATTTTTGTAAAGGGAGGGATATTGATGTTCCCATCAGCTGAGAAGCGATTTATTCGCGCAACAAAGATTACGATCTTCGTTCTTTTTTTAGTGATTACAGCAGGCGGAATTGTCCGTAGTACAGGTTCAGGAATGGGCTGTCCGGATTGGCCTAAGTGTTTTAATCGAATTATTCCACCGACAGATATTTCGCAATTGCCAGCTGGCTATGAGCAACATTATGTGGATGGACGAATTAAGAAAAACACGCGCTTTGCCAACATGATTGAGTTTTTTGGATACAAGGAACTTGCAGATCAGATTCGACATGATGAAACAATACATCAGCATGAAGAGTTTAACCCTGTAAAGACTTGGACAGAATATTTGAATCGTTTGACAGGTGTGGTCGCTGGTTTCTGCTTGTTATTTTCAGCTATTTATTCTTTTACCTATTGGAAAAAGAAAAAGTCCATAACAGTATGGAGCGTTCTTAATCTTGTTGTCGTTGTTATACAAGCCTGGTTAGGATCTATTGTGGTTTCCACGAATTTGACGCCTTGGGTTATTACCGTGCACATGTTATTGGCGATCGTTATTGTTTGTATAAGTATTCATACTTATTTTCTAGCGGTAACATTTCGTGATCAGTCCATGTTGCAGTCAAACTCAAGTGATCGTCGTATTTTTGTCTTATCGATTGTTTCCATTGTTCTCTTGGTTATTCAAGTAGTTTATGGAACGGAAGTAAGAGAAGCGATAGACCACCTAAATGCTCAGCAAATAGAACGTGATACTTGGATCGATTCAATTGGTTCAAATTATCATATCCATCGAGTATTGGCATATGTTACACTTGCGATTACTGCCTATCTTTTTTTTAAAACAAGATCGGTTTATGTTCAGTCAAGTCAACAATATCGATTTGCCTTAATTGCATTTGTACTAGTATGTATACAAATGTTAACAGGAATTATTTTAGCGAGGTTTCATGTTCCTGCCGTTGCACAGACAGTGCATCTCGTAGTTGCTACTTTGTTCTTCGGAGCACAGTATTATTTAATGCTACTTGTGAGTAAACCAAAGCAAAGAGCTTTGAGTAACTCGGCGGTTTAGGATATATATTCATTATGAAGGAATTTATTTCAGATTTTAACAAGCTTGTTAAGTTAAGACTTACTTTAACGGTAGTTTTCTCAGCTTCAATTTCCTTTTTAATTGGGGCTACCCAACAAGGTGATATAATCTGGTTTAATTGGGCGTTGCTTACCATCGGAGGATTCTTAGTGACGGGTGCAGCAAATGGTTTTAACGAAATCATTGAACGTGATTTGGATAAACTGATGGAGCGCACGATGGATAGACCTTTGCCATCTGGTCGTATGACTAACGGGCAAGCTTTAGTACTTAGCGTGTTTATGGGAATTGCTGGAACGCTTGTTTTAGTTAATTTGAATTTCATTGCTGGTCTAATTTCGGTGTTTTCTATTTTTTTATACGCCTTTGTATATACGCCTCTAAAGCAGAAATCACCCATTGCAGTTTGGGTAGGAGCTATTCCGGGCGCATTACCACC encodes:
- a CDS encoding cytochrome c oxidase subunit I; this encodes MSTTVISHDAAHHGHDHHHETFLTKYVFSQDHKMIAKQFLITGIVMAVFAMLLSILFRIQLAWPDAEFPILEVFLGKWAEGGRIRPDFFLSLVTIHGTMMVFFVLTAGLSGTFSNLLIPYQLGARDMASPLMNMLSYWFFFTACVIMIASFFVESGPASAGWTIYPPLSAVPTAIPGSGLGMTLWLVSMTLFIASQVLGGVNYISTVLNMRTKGMELWKMPLTIWAFFLTAIVGLLSFPVLVSAVVLLFFDRSVGTSFYLSDLVVGGNILPNEGGSPILFQHLFWFLGHPEVYIVVMPALGLTSEVISTNSRKPIFGYHAMVYSLVGITVLSFIVWGHHMFVTGMSPFLGGVFMITTLIIAVPSAVKAFNYIATLWRGNIRFTPAMLFAIGMVSFFVSGGLTGLYLGNAALDINLHDTYFVVAHFHLVMGSASIFGMLCGVYHWYPKMFGRMMDDRLGYFHFWLTFIGAYLVFFPMHFMGIDGVPRRYYAFTEFPFMEKWVSVNILVTWAAIVSAVGQIAFLWNFFASIWCGKRAPQNPWNSNTLEWTTPVEHIHGNWPGEIPTVYRWPYDYSKPGHDVDFIPQDVPHSQTMSSNMIHDWEGNEDGIAAQRVYDKEHNRESEG
- a CDS encoding COX15/CtaA family protein, producing the protein MFPSAEKRFIRATKITIFVLFLVITAGGIVRSTGSGMGCPDWPKCFNRIIPPTDISQLPAGYEQHYVDGRIKKNTRFANMIEFFGYKELADQIRHDETIHQHEEFNPVKTWTEYLNRLTGVVAGFCLLFSAIYSFTYWKKKKSITVWSVLNLVVVVIQAWLGSIVVSTNLTPWVITVHMLLAIVIVCISIHTYFLAVTFRDQSMLQSNSSDRRIFVLSIVSIVLLVIQVVYGTEVREAIDHLNAQQIERDTWIDSIGSNYHIHRVLAYVTLAITAYLFFKTRSVYVQSSQQYRFALIAFVLVCIQMLTGIILARFHVPAVAQTVHLVVATLFFGAQYYLMLLVSKPKQRALSNSAV